atccaactataattggctttataataatcttgatgaactcaatgactcgaatgcaacgtctttcaaaatatgccatgaatgactccaagtaatatccttaaaatgagctaatgcacagcggaagatttctttaatacctgagaataaacatgctttaaagtgtcaaccaaaaggttggtgagttcataggtttatcataacaatcatttcaatatattaatagaccacaagatttccgtttataaatatatgtacactcgcaagtgtataaaagtattctataagttgtaggcacccggtaacaagccttaacattcatgttttaccctctgaagtacaccagatcaggtgtgtttaaaataacctcgaagtactaaagcatcccatagtcaggatggggtttgtcaggcccaatagatctatctttaggattcgcgcctaccgtacatagacaatagtttaatgttaccaagctaagggtatatttctggtttaaacccacgtagaattagttttggtacttgtgcctatttcgtaaaacatttataaaagttgcgcatgtattctcagtcccaaaaatatatgtaaaaagggagtaaatgaaactcacaatactgtatttcgtagtaaaaatacatataacgtcatttaataagtgcaaggttggcctcggattcacgaacgtatcaatattgagattcaatattgcaggaaagtacgtagacgcaacggagatgataaacactagattgacctcacaagcatacccatgaaccatacccatcacctccatagctataacccataatttccttagcttcgactcattcaaataaactattttgaaatcactcggacatcactccgtcgtaatattttatgtatactaataatatcttgaaataatacagagcaaatatatatatatatatatatatatcaattgagagagtttagagaaatatattttcaagtttctatgaaataatgaaacctattgaattctatttataatagatttttgaattataaaagtgaattattaaagtatgaattattaaagtgaattattaaagtatgaattattaaaatgaattattaaagtatgaattattaaagtatgaattattaaagtgaattattaaagtatgaattattaaagtgaattattaaagttaaagtaaagtagaagtaaagtaaaggtaaagttaaagtatagtaaaagtataaaaaactatgtatgtataatacacgtataaatatatataatattaatttaaatcgttatatatatttaatgaaataaaatataaatatcgttatatttattatactggttaagtaatgagttgtcaaaagtgattctagatatttataaaagttatatacgttttaataataaagttctttttaaactgaaaacgtctttgtacgtttgaaaatagattaatagaatattatggaaaccaattctccactaacttttgtctaactttcgtaaatgacactttttgtttttatttataaatagctttacaaattattctgaataccgttaagaggaatagattttctcaaatcatagtggacctctcaacagagacttgtaatcataattcaatgtttctgataattcaatcatttaatatatattttttttcgtcgaaaatcatattgaaacaaatacgttcgtgtaaagtattatacgtttaatactttattaatattctcaagttataatatatatatatacatatacatatctatttatatataacggttcgtgaatcgtcggaatttggtcgaagttataatgaatgtatgaacacagtttaaaattcttgagatttaacttaacaaactttgcttatcgtgtcagaataatataaagattaaagtttaaatttggtcgaaaatttccgggtcgtcacaattactccgtatatatctttatctttatatttatctttattattattattattattattattattattattattattatatattataagaaAATTTTAATTATGTCATCAAATCTTCAAAAATATTTGTTGGCAAAATCTCAACCATTAGATGAAATAATAACTTCTAATCTCTACCCTAAAAAATAATGATGTTTCATTTACATGGTATACATCATCAACAAATATAGTTCCTATTTTACCTAtctccatttattattattattattattattattattattattattattattattattattattattattattattattacgtatcatcatcatcatcatcatcatcatcatcatgattatgattataaacTCAACTTGTTCCATGTTGTAAGTCTCAATTATTACTTTTTTGGTGAAAATAGGTTATAATATATTTTCCTTTTTTTTACCCAAAAAAATAAAACTTTAGATAAccttttatatatctatatttatatttattataaatataaaataaatttaaaataaagaACTTTTTAATATCGTGACAAATTTAAGGGTTGTTATTAAAAAATTTCTATATGTtttaattatttgtacatttaattaatcaattattattttttgATATAACTTCTCATAATCAACTTATCAACTTAATGTACTAAATCTACTAGTGTTTTATGCATAATTAAATTCTAATAAGATTTAAAAATTTAAAagttctaaaataaaataaaataaatataaaagtaaatAATACGTAATTTGATAATCAGACAAGAAACTATATTAAGGGCAACTGATTTTTTTATACACAAAACAGAAAACCTAACTCCCCAAAACGGACGTTGATCTCAGTTCTATATTACGAGTATACTTATTTAATCTCGTACGATCTCCTactcatcacaatacaaattcggaagaaaaataatgattttttaAACAATTTTCCCAAAATTGTTAATACAAATTTGATCGCTACATGGTAATTTTTCTGTATGATGAGTTTCCATAACGATTAGGTTTTTAACTATACTATCCACTTTGTATTATTATATGTTTCAGATGTGTTTTAATTTATGTGATCTTGTGTAATTACAGTATTAAATCTAGATTTTGTATTGTGTTTGTATTATGCTGAGAGTGAAGTTAATTATCCCCAAATTGCTTAAACCTAATTTCATATTTTTATTGATCTTGATTATACGTTTTTATTTACCTTTTACACTAAGATACAGTCATAAATTCACTTAATCACCTTGGCATGTGGGCTTATGCAATAAATTGTTAGTTATTTGGACCAGGTATCTAATACCTAATGTGCTTGTTGATAATTTATTTACAGTAGATGTACTGTAAGAGAATTTATGGTGTACTTTATGTATTTAGAAATGTCTATCTTATGATTATCACATAATATTCCTGTTTTAATTCGTAAAATATCTTTTGTTATGGATAGATATATAGAACTCAAATATAGTTAAGAGCAAATCTGAATCAATCATTTCAAATGAGCCGTTAAAACTTGGATGCATATGCATCTATGCGCTTCTAAAAATGAACGGTCCATTTTAGTTTTCATTGTTCTTACTGATACTTGAGTTCGTATTTGATTGTAACCCGATTCTTTTGATAAGTAGTGTTCATGTTTTTCAGTAAAGGATAACACTTTTGGAGAGGCTAACGATGTGTTAACTGATTACGTTAAGTATAGAACATTAAGTAAGCATCTTATGTTTATTGCTGAAATTGGTATATATGTGACCATGTACATACTTAGCTAGCCTATTAAGTAGTTTCATATATTGGTTTCAGTAAGAAAAGTTGAGTACTTTGGTGGCCTTTACATACATTATCTTTTAAATATTTATGGACACTATAGCTAATTTTGTTTAATGCTGTTTTAGATTGTAGATTCTTGCCCTCAACAGCACGAATATTAATTCTATCTTAAACACCTATATCTGGATCATGACGAGAATATGAGATAATGCAATCCCCTGGTTAGCCCTCCttaaccctttttttttttttttattcattttagtaTTACCTGTATTTCTTAGCTTCATCGATCTTATTATATACACTCTCTGGATTTCATGAGTAAATTTACTGGTGTCTGCCATTTACTCGTCAAAAGGATCTATTTGGGTTATGGGTCAATGTTGTAGAACTCGGAATCACTCGGCGAGTATTCGGTTTTTGCAACTTGGGGAGTACCCAGAAAGTACTCAGAAAGTACTCGGTCAAActcagtcaaactcggtcaaaaatcagtaaaaatttgGCCAATACTCAGAAAATTGGTCAAGATTCGGTCAAAACTcattcaaagtcaaacttggtcaacatccgagtactcctaGAGTTTCCGTGTACTCCTTACAAAGTCCCGATCGAACGTAGCGATATTTGCAACCTTGATTTGGGTTATGGTTGACACTGATTATGTATTTTTAAACTTTAAACATTTGGACAAAAGTGTTCCAGATCAACACTATCCGACCCATTTTGTCATgtataataaattataaatatccATTTCACTACTATTTTATATTAGTTACAGCTGGCGGACTGAGGAATACGTCGGTGGTTATCCTTACACTAAATACCAGTGAAGTGTATATCATCATTAGCTTATCTTTTCGAACCGACACTCAAGTAATTTACATTGATCCAACAACCGGGTCCCTCAAACACGACCGAAAGCCGGGTTATGACATTTTCAACTCACAAGATGAAGCATTGAAATACATAACAAATGGTTCACAATCAAATATTAAGAGTACAATCTACGCGAAAGCTATTTTAGGGTTTGCAGTACTCGGGAATTTTGCATTGTTGCTTGTTGCTACAAAGTTGACTGCTAGTATACCGTATTTGCCAGGTGGCGGGTGTGTATACATGGTTGTTGagagtaaatgggtcaaaattcaaCTTCAAAACGTTCAACCGCAAGGAAAAGGAGAATTAAAGAATATTCAAGAACTTATTGAACTTGAGATTGATGGAAAACATTACTTTTGTGAAACGAGAGATATTACTCGACCGTTTCCGAGTCGTGTTTCGTTACGAGATCCCGATGATGAATTTGTTTGGAATCGATGGTTCTCGATTGCTTTTAGAAGAATTGGGCTTGAACAACATTGTGTCGTTTTGCTGCAGGTATGGTGCTTTGTATTTTGTGCCATTTTATTGCATGCATTGTCTTGTCGGGTATGGATCCGGGCTTGGGATAGGGTTTTTTAATCGGGTTTGGGCCATTGACTAGCCCTTGCCGGCCCATTGCCATCCTTGTTATCTCATATATAAGTCATTGCTTCAGTATCCATATTATCTGTGTAGaagtatatatataaactatataaatatcaAGTTGATATGGCAGTGGTATAAATTTTTTGCCATGTCAGCCCTCAAATTTACAGCCATGTCAGCCTCAACATTACCTACTATACTAATTGTGCACAATGTTTACTGACTATTATGCCCCTGTGAGCAGTAATCTTCACAGGTTTACACGCAGGGGTATTTTAGTAATTGCACATTTCTTTTCTTATTATTTATTTCTCTGGTTTGTTTTTTGCCCGGTGAAATGGGGCCCACGCACCCCTAGTTTACAACAATGTTGACGTGAATATTTTTATATGACAAGAATTATTTCTTTTGAAACATACACAGCCTTAAATGTGTATAATGACATATATAAATAAACAATCTTCTATTCTCAAATGGAAACAACCCCATATTGAAATTTGATGTATTATTAACGCCCTCAGAATTCATACAATCAAGAAGTTGATATGTTATTTTTAATCTATTAAAAAAATGTAATTTATGTAAAATTACAGGGATTTGTAGAATATCGAACATTTGGAAGCTTTGGCCAACAAGAAGGAATTGTTGCTCTTGTAGCTCGTCGCAGTAGGCTTCATCCTGGCACTCGATATTTAGCAAGAGGCTTAAACGCGTGTTACAGCAcaggtaaatatatatatttttgaaaaaaTGTTAAAAACACACAGGTTCGTGTATATGTTATACACATAAATTGTTCAAGGATAATATGTTTATGATGTATATTTCTTCTGTTTTATCGTCTGCATTAATAGGAAACGAAATTGAGTGTGAGCAACTTGTATGGGTGCCAAAACGGGCGGGTCAAAGTGTGCCTTTCAACACATACATATGGAGACGAGGCACTATTCCCATATGGTGGGGCGCAGAACTAAAAATGACTGCTGCCGAAGCATCAATATATGTTTCTGAACGTGATCCTTATAAAGGAAGTGCACGGTATTATCAAAGATTAACCAAACGATACGATACACGAAATTTAGGCGtagttggtcaaagtcaaagtcaaagtcaaagtaacAATGCTTTGGTTCCTATAGTGTGTGTCAATTTACTTAGAAGTGGAGAAGGGAAATCGGAATCGATTTTAGTTCAACATTTTGAGGAATCATTGGATTATATTCGGTCAATGGGTCAACTTCCCGATACCCGAATTCATTTAATACATTATGATTGGCATACAAGTATCCGATTAAAAGGTGAACACCAAACGATCGAAGGACTTTGGTACCATTTGAAAGCACCGACTATATCTGTAGGTATTTCCGAAGGCGATTATCTACTTAGTCGTGAACATATGGAAGATTATAAAGGTGAAAACTTTTATAACGATGACATCATCGGTTTCTTTTGTATGCGGGTACATCAAAACGGAGTAATTCGTTACAATTGTGCCGATTCTTTGGATCGAACAAACGCCGCTAGTTTCTTCGGTGCCCTTCAAGTTTTTGTAGAACAATGTAGACGGCTCGGTATAATTCTTGATAATGACGCGTCACCCAAAAAGTCAAACGAGTCAAATCACACGAAACCTTGGAAGGGTTTTGACATGACATTTAACGAGTTTAAAAAGTCAACTCTTTTATCACCGGTATTTCAATTAGCTGACTTATTCTTGATTGCGGGTGATATTCATGCAATGTTATACACGGGGTCCAAAGCAATGCATAGTCATATTCTTAATATTTTTAGTGAAGAAGCAAATAAGTCGAAACAATTTTCGGTAGCACAAAATGTAAAAATTAACTTGCAAAGAAGATATAATAATGCAGTTGTCGATAGCTCTCGTCAAAAACAGTTGGAAATGTTCCTTGGATTAAGGCTTTTTAAACATCTCCCGTCAGTTTCGGTTCATCCTTTGCACGTATGTaactatatattaatatattttatttgttatttcatatttaaatataaatataaatataaatataaatataaatataaatataaatataaatataaatatataaatgaaaacACAATTTTaatatctgttttttttttttttgctaggtGCTTAGTAGACGACCTGGCTTTCTTCTTAAACCGGTTGCCAGCGTTGACCCGAGCTCTGATGGAGACTGTCTTCTTAGTTTTAAGCAAAAAGATCTCATCTGGGTAACTAATCTTTATGCTTttcaaattaaataaattaaaaattaaattacgaATAAAATAGTCTGTTTTCTTGTAAAGTCTTGTAAGACACTGATAATGTTACTCCCCTATTCCTAATAGGCGTCAGACTTTTATTCTGCTATCGTCATATTATAAATTCTTACAGTAAAATCTGATTTTTTTTCTATATCTTCAAGTAGAGACATTCTTTGTTAATGAATTAGAATCTTAAGTGACTTTGAACCTTCATCCGTGAATGGGTCGATGTGGGCTATGTTTTACCTCGAACAAGTCCAATGGATCAAATTGGGTGAAAGCCGCCAGTGTTTATGATAAATGCATAAAACCTCCGAAATCGTTAAAAGGTGGATTATAAAACAAAATAGTCTTGTGCAAAGAAATTGGACTTATTTTTGACAAAAATTAACCCAACTTATTTTAACCAATAATTTGAAAGATTACATCTTTCAACCCAAACCTCTTTTAAGTCTTTAGGAACCCAATTGATCACCCATATTGCCACCTCTAGTTAATATGTATAATGTGTATTAATTGTTGTACAGGTTTCACAACAGGCGGCAGACATAATACAACTATTTATATACCTTGGCGAACCTTGTCATGTTTGTCAACTACTTCTTACAATTTCACATGGTGCAGATGATTCAACGTATCCATCAACACTAGATGTGAGAACAGGACGTGATCTCGATGCGCTTAAACTTGTTTTGGAGGTTTGACTTATAATATCTTCACCCACGCTAGGCATGTTGAATTCGAAAGCACACTTTTCTTCTTTTGTTGTTACCAATGTAGAACATATAGTAGGAATCATGGATCTTATTATTATAGGTAAAATAGTACATACATGTATCAAACAATAAGGATGAAATTTTATGATGTAGTGGTTATTAAATGTTACCTATATGATTATGCATAGAGGAATTGGGAAAGAATAGCACATTCTTGGAGAACTCGGAATTACTCGACAAGTACTCGGCTTTTGCAACTCGACGAGTACTTGGTCAAACTcggccaaaactcgggattactcggaaaactggtcaaacttggtcaaaatcggtcaaagtcaaactcggtcaacatCCGTGTACTCCCTACAAAGTCCCGACCTGTTTGGACCCATTTGACCCATACCCGTTTCGacctgttacccaaaccgacccaacctgacccgtttggacACGTTTAAATTTTTTacccgtttgacccatgacccatttcaacccaatacCGCTTTGACCCGTTactcaaaccgacccaacctgacccgttttccAGGTATAATAGTATCTAAAAATTGGCTGTACAATTTCCAAGAAAATAGTGAGATTCCATATGGGTCTTCTCAGTTTTCcgatttgtattattttctaaattATTGTTACTCTTTAGTCACGTAAAGTTAACTAAATCAAGGGTGTTATAGTCATTTTATAACACGTAAATAATACCGATTTTTTTAACAGGGAGCCACCATTCCTCGGTGTCCTAACGGTACAAATATGGTGGTTTCGATACCGGGCCCCATCAGCAACGAGGAAATGGCTTTAAAAAGAACCGGATCAAATGTACATAAAACCAGCCTTCCATTTCTATACGATTTTAATGGACCGGAGGGCAAATTGGACTTTCTTACTCGTGTGGTTGTACTCACATTTTATCCAGCTGAGTCAACCAGTTCTCCGGTCACACTCGGTGAGGTACATTGTAGTAACTACGTGTTTGTTTTTTTATTTGTTTCTTATCTTGTTTTTCGTAATCATGTAActggtatattttttttattattattatttcaatttgaTTATTTAGTAGTTTTTCCTCATTCATAAGTATTGGTTCTTAAGACCCATTACATATGTTGTGTAGACTATTTAGGAGTGAGATATGTCAGCAATTCCAAAATCATGTTTTTCTTTGAAAAAGGGCCTTTTTTTTATGCGTAAGTAGAATAATTATATGACAAACTATAAGTAATATTTATGATAGATACTGATTGTAAATGTTAGTTTGCTAATTTATGTGATAAAATTTTCATTAATTTCAGGGTGGCCTTTTGCTTctattatatatgtaatatatgtatatatgtatgtatatatatggattggttGCTGTAAAATAAATTGTATGGCAAAAAGGTAGAAAATAAGAATAGTGTGACACGTGTCAGTTGTGCGTCAATTTCTGGGGCGTGTTTGCAGGGACGGAACATAGTGTTACCCGaagggggtatccgccccacctggatttaacgggaaaaaaaatttacactaaaaaaagtttttttttaccaaaagaaaaggttttttagtgtttaccctgctgacaatgaaaaatttattaaatttttacacccgCCCCATCTGTATCCGAGTTCGAGTTcaagttcaagttccgccactgcgtGTTTGtatccaatatataaatatatctctCTCATCTCttcgtgtatatatgtgtatatgtgtgtCTATGTTTCCTTCTGGGGCCGAAAATTGTCTATTTTTttgtttatattttattttatttttatttttttataaatgaaTACTGGAATGTGTCACAGGTAGAGATACTTGGAATTTCTCTTCCCTGGAGAGATATCTTTGCTTCTGAAGGCCATGGCTTAAGTGTATATAAACGTGTTACGAATTCCAAAGACGATTTTAACGATATCCCGTCCAAAACAAGAAACACTACAAACGTTGCTTTAACCGATGACGTGTTGTCACCTGAAAAATCTTATATGTCCGCTAGCCCTCAGGTTGACCTTTTGACCGGTGATAACGTGATTTCAGGATCCGATTCACAACCAATGACAGATATTAGTTTGCATGATCGGGATCTTAATATTAAGGAACTTGAAAAAGCACGATTGCAAGATAAAATACCAACCAAAAACGGTGCACAACAGTACATAAGTTGCTTTGAAATGTTGACTGCGTTACACGGAGTAagctatttttttatatattttattttattggtGCTCTTACTGTTATTCGTGATAATATTATTTTAAACTACATAATTTAGTAAGAAAGAATATGACGCTTTCTGTAATTTTGATGGTTAATATTTTCGGGAAAATTTCTTTTGGAATATGGTTTATAATGATCTCTTATACATGTCGGTTTTAAGATCAGTCCGAGTACTCGGTCAAAACTTGGGATTACTCGGTCAAACTCGGCCAAAACTCGAGATTACTCggaaaatcggtcaaagtcaaacttagtcaaacatAAGTAATTTTGATGTTTTGCAGGGTAACAAGTTAGGGTTCATAGAAGCTATGAAACTTGAAATCGAACGTCTTCACCTTAATCTTTCCACTTTTGAAAGGGATAAAGCTTTATCGTCTATCGGCATTGATCCGTCTACTATCGATCCCAATACATTAATAGAAGAATCTTATATCGGTTCATTATGCAAAACGTCAAACGCCCTTGCGGTTCTCGGTCAAATTTCACTCGAAGATCGGACCACGGGTTCTATCGGTCTTGATCCTATTGACAACACTAACGATATCGATTTTTGGAATGTTACTCGAGTTGGCGATCGTTGTTACGGGGAATCATGCCAAGTTCGCGCCGAAACTTTAAGTTTGACTTCTTCTTCAAAGTCAACGTATATATGTTGTGTATGTAAACGTAAGGTTTGTAAAGTTTGTTGTGCGGGTAAAGGTGCTATTCTTCTTCGAAACAATGGTGGAACGAGTTATAATGATGTAGATGGGGTTATTTGTAAGCGTTGTTGtgatgaaagtgttcttgatgcaTTGACTTTGGATTATATTAGAGTCTTAATTAGTCAACGAAGAAGCCATCATGCTGAAATTGCTACTTATAAAGCTTTGGGTCGAGTGGTGGGTGATAATTGCATCTCGAGAAAAACCGCCCCGTTCAATAAAAATGGAACTGTTGAGGTGCTTCGAAAATTACTTAAAGGAGAGGAATCGCTAGCTGAATTCCCGTTTGGAAGCTTTCTGCACTCGGTATATTATCCAtcctttgttttttttttaacaatGTCAAACACTGAAGGTGGCAATTTCTAACCATTTAATATGAATGGGTCTATTTGGGCTATATTTGATGGGTCAATTTGGTTGAATATAAAGAGAAATAGTTTAAAAAGGAATCGGGTAAAATGTTGCCAAAATTGTAACTTTATTTCACAATTCTTCTTCATTTAATTCATCACGTCCAGCTCCTATATATGAACATTTTTGGAATACCATTGCAACTTAAACGTGGCAAAATGGGCAGTTTGGGTCGCATATCAAAATGAATGAGTTTTTGTGCTGGTTGGCTTAGGATTAGCCCGAAACACTTATGATCTCAAATCCTTAACTCTTACAATTTATCAATGTATCAGATACTATATGAGTTGGGGTTTGTTTGGGCTGGAACACGCATCGCAATTCTTTAACTAATTGTGTATATAATATGTTAGTTTATTAAATATGATTAGAAAAACTACATTATTTCAGTTAATATGATGTGTGAATTAAATAGTTTGGTATGTTCACTTTCAGACTACTACTATCTTTACCTGTTTGACTTATTAGAGATGAAAACATTATTCTTATTTGGTAATGATCCATTTATAAAAAGAGGTCGAAATTACCCCCTCTAAAGAAACTGGAATCTTTATTAGTTCAAGTGACCATTATTACTATATACTCATCCAAAAAAAATTGgaatttacaagaaaatcttatcaAAATTGTATTATGTAGTACTAAAATAATTTGtgtgtttattttttattttcatagaTTGAATCAGCATCGGGTTCAGCACCACCGTTATCATTACTTACACCTTTAGATACAGAGTTACAAAATTCATATTGGAGAGCTCCAAATACTTCCTCGTCTGTCGAGCTCGTTATTGTTCTTGGAAACCTTGCTGATGTCACCGGGATCGTTCTTCTCGTTAGTCCATGTGGCTATTCGATGTCGGATTCCCCAACTGTAAGTACAAAGAATAATCTCTTAAGTTTCTTAGTCTTTAATAGTATAAATATCTTTATGTGTAATATGTTTAATGAGTAGAGTTAAGCATAGTAGATGGTTGTCATCCAAAAGGGTAAGGTCGAAACAATTTGGGTTGGGTTGAGATTATATACTCTATGTGTAATAAGTTGAGATTAAAGAATTCTAATATTAATTGTTGTATAGGTGCAAATTTGGGCAAGTAATAAAATACACAAGGAAGAAAGATCATGTATTGGAAAATGGGACGTTAGATCACTCATCAATTCTTCTCCTGAGCTTTGTGGTCCcgaaaaatccgataacgagagtCAAACTCCTCGCCACATCAGATTTGACTTTCGAAATCCTGTCCGTTGTCGCATGATTTGGATAAAACTAACCATTCAAAAACTTGTTTCAAGTTCTGTTAGTTTTGGGAAAGATTTCAATCTTTTATCCTTGAATAATGATGACCCGTTATCTGGGCCCGTGAGACGTGCCTCTATTGCAGGAACCTCCGAAAGTATCCCATGCATTCATGCGAAAAGAATTCTCGTAACTGGATCTTCGGTGAAAGCGGATATCGAAGAGTCATCATCGCGAAATTATGAGGTTGCGAGCGGCATAAAAAGTTGGTTGGAGAAAGCTCCATTATTAAATAGATACAAGGTACGGTTAACGATCAAAATTGGTAGTCCCTCTGTCTCAAAATAATTGTCCCGTTTGACTTTTTATAGTCTCTCTTTTTaaattttgactttaaatatttttatttgtgctaatataatatttgataaaaattatatcaaTGAATTCAGTTTTAAAATGTGTTTTCATGCACACAAAAAAGACTTAAAAAGTCAAAGCGGGAAAGTAATTTTGtgacggagggagtaatatattTAGTCAAAATTGGTCTAGACAGTTCGACCTGCAATTTATTGTCTTgagtcttataattagttaatatgCTTATTGAATACGTTCACTTCAACTATAGTATGATAAGTTAATTTTTGAAATAAAATGATTCAGCAGGTTATATGCATTTTTATTTAATGTATAAATTTGCTTTAAAAGGTAACTAACTTGGGTCT
This genomic stretch from Rutidosis leptorrhynchoides isolate AG116_Rl617_1_P2 chromosome 11, CSIRO_AGI_Rlap_v1, whole genome shotgun sequence harbors:
- the LOC139877905 gene encoding probable phosphoinositide phosphatase SAC9 isoform X1, whose protein sequence is MQSPVTAGGLRNTSVVILTLNTSEVYIIISLSFRTDTQVIYIDPTTGSLKHDRKPGYDIFNSQDEALKYITNGSQSNIKSTIYAKAILGFAVLGNFALLLVATKLTASIPYLPGGGCVYMVVESKWVKIQLQNVQPQGKGELKNIQELIELEIDGKHYFCETRDITRPFPSRVSLRDPDDEFVWNRWFSIAFRRIGLEQHCVVLLQGFVEYRTFGSFGQQEGIVALVARRSRLHPGTRYLARGLNACYSTGNEIECEQLVWVPKRAGQSVPFNTYIWRRGTIPIWWGAELKMTAAEASIYVSERDPYKGSARYYQRLTKRYDTRNLGVVGQSQSQSQSNNALVPIVCVNLLRSGEGKSESILVQHFEESLDYIRSMGQLPDTRIHLIHYDWHTSIRLKGEHQTIEGLWYHLKAPTISVGISEGDYLLSREHMEDYKGENFYNDDIIGFFCMRVHQNGVIRYNCADSLDRTNAASFFGALQVFVEQCRRLGIILDNDASPKKSNESNHTKPWKGFDMTFNEFKKSTLLSPVFQLADLFLIAGDIHAMLYTGSKAMHSHILNIFSEEANKSKQFSVAQNVKINLQRRYNNAVVDSSRQKQLEMFLGLRLFKHLPSVSVHPLHVLSRRPGFLLKPVASVDPSSDGDCLLSFKQKDLIWVSQQAADIIQLFIYLGEPCHVCQLLLTISHGADDSTYPSTLDVRTGRDLDALKLVLEGATIPRCPNGTNMVVSIPGPISNEEMALKRTGSNVHKTSLPFLYDFNGPEGKLDFLTRVVVLTFYPAESTSSPVTLGEVEILGISLPWRDIFASEGHGLSVYKRVTNSKDDFNDIPSKTRNTTNVALTDDVLSPEKSYMSASPQVDLLTGDNVISGSDSQPMTDISLHDRDLNIKELEKARLQDKIPTKNGAQQYISCFEMLTALHGGNKLGFIEAMKLEIERLHLNLSTFERDKALSSIGIDPSTIDPNTLIEESYIGSLCKTSNALAVLGQISLEDRTTGSIGLDPIDNTNDIDFWNVTRVGDRCYGESCQVRAETLSLTSSSKSTYICCVCKRKVCKVCCAGKGAILLRNNGGTSYNDVDGVICKRCCDESVLDALTLDYIRVLISQRRSHHAEIATYKALGRVVGDNCISRKTAPFNKNGTVEVLRKLLKGEESLAEFPFGSFLHSIESASGSAPPLSLLTPLDTELQNSYWRAPNTSSSVELVIVLGNLADVTGIVLLVSPCGYSMSDSPTVQIWASNKIHKEERSCIGKWDVRSLINSSPELCGPEKSDNESQTPRHIRFDFRNPVRCRMIWIKLTIQKLVSSSVSFGKDFNLLSLNNDDPLSGPVRRASIAGTSESIPCIHAKRILVTGSSVKADIEESSSRNYEVASGIKSWLEKAPLLNRYKVPTESEKLIEHDLVLELNISPGSPVVAGFRLDGFSAIKPQLIHSPSSNVNPLDVLSIVFQHRFLSPAVLFIQVSASQGSSEEEMVVVAEYRVPEVKSGTPMYFDFPEVISSRRLWFRLVGDVTAFSDDPEEGDSGRTLAAGLSLLNRIKLYYYAHPSDLGRWASLSGI